Proteins from one Triticum aestivum cultivar Chinese Spring chromosome 7A, IWGSC CS RefSeq v2.1, whole genome shotgun sequence genomic window:
- the LOC123152525 gene encoding acyl carrier protein 3, chloroplastic, which translates to MWQGHFFPSAPPHPTHPVHSPSPSRSSCSPPPFACCLMASIAGSAVSFAKPVKAINTNSLSFSGARRGNAFLRLQPVPMRFAVCCSAKQDTVEKVCEIVKKQLAVPEGTEVCGTTKFSDLGADSLDTVEIVMGLEEEFQISVEETSAQAIATVEDAATLIDKLVSAKSS; encoded by the exons ATGTGGCAAGGTCACTTCTTCCCCTCAgctccaccccaccccacccacccAGTCCATTCCCCGTCGCCCTCACGCTCTTCGTGCTCGCCGCCTCCCTTCGCGTGCTGCCTCATGGCTTCCATCGCCGGATCTGCCGTGTCCTTCGCCAAGCCCGTCAAG GCAATCAACACGAACTCACTCTCTTTCTCTGGTGCAAGGAGGGGCAATGCATTTCTTCGCTTGCAGCCAGTGCCGATGAGATTTGCTGTTTGCTGCTCA GCAAAGCAGGATACAGTGGAGAAGGTTTGTGAAATTGTTAAGAAGCAGCTTGCTGTTCCTGAAGGCACTGAAGTTTGCGGTACCACCAAGTTTTCTGACCTTGGAGCTGATTCACTGGACACG GTCGAGATTGTGATGGGCCTTGAGGAGGAGTTCCAGATCAGCGTGGAGGAGACGAGCGCGCAGGCAATTGCGACAGTTGAAGATGCTGCCACGCTCATTGACAAGCTTGTCTCTGCGAAGTCATCTTGA